Proteins from one Anopheles nili chromosome 2, idAnoNiliSN_F5_01, whole genome shotgun sequence genomic window:
- the LOC128722068 gene encoding kelch-like protein 5 isoform X2 codes for MSCKGSPTSSASARISLVTDESHFSLASLNSSVSQDEFFRCRDHSDLVLKRMQDYLQGEKLCDVVLIAGVDGRRIPAHRLVLSASSAYFSAMFTGQLRESQQEEITLQEVAGDALNSLIQYCYTGAIEIREDTVETLLATACLLQLSTIVGACCNFLARQLHPSNCLGFSLFAEQQGCTALLKLATAYTCQHFQQVWKNQEFFMLDAAQLANLLRSDDLNVPNEQEVFHALMAWIQYDPEGRKRHIPELLALVKLPLLQPSFIVDNVEALCGGANECQQLVMEAFKWHLIPGRRSLIATSRTRPRKSTMGRLLAVGGMDGHKGAISIESYDPRLDKWTLLKNMPTRRLQFGVAVLEDKLIIVGGRDGLKTLNTVDSFDLNTMSWSTLVPPMVTPRHGLGVAFLEGPLYAVGGHDGWSYLNTVERWDPSSRTWSYVSPMSAMRSTAGVAVLGGRLYAIGGRDGSVCHRTVECYDPHTNKWTLRAPMNRRRGCVGVGVLNGFLYALGGHDCPPSNPSVCRTETVERYDPTTDTWTLIASLSVGRDAIGVSVLGDWLIALGGYDGNQYLKIVEQYDAETNEWTPVAPVNYSRAGACVVAIQNNISNAATTAASGVVALPSTSGNLSSPNNAIASSSSSSTVNGWRGSTSASNYYYRRHFRICDYYV; via the exons ATGTCCTGCAAGGGAAGCCCCACGTCAAGCGCCAGCGCACGCATTAGCCTCGTAACAGACGAAAGCCACTTCAGCTTGGCCAGCCTGAACTCATCCGTCAGCCAGGACGAGTTCTTCCGATGCCGAGATCACTCCGACTTGGTGCTGAAACGAATGCAAG ACTACCTCCAGGGTGAGAAGCTTTGTGATGTGGTGCTCATCGCAGGCGTCGATGGCCGACG GATACCGGCCCATCGTCTGGTGCTATCGGCTTCGTCTGCCTACTTCAGCGCAATGTTCACTGGTCAACTACGTGAGAGTCAGCAGGAAGAAATCACGCTGCAAGAAGTAGCTGGGGATGCGTTAAACTCACTCATCCAGTACTGCTATACGGGCGCAATTGAGATACGAGAGGATACGGTTGAGACATTGCTGGCCACAGCGTGCCTTTTGCAGCTCAGTACCATCGTAGGAGCTTGCTGTAACTTCCTCGCCCGTCAATTACATCCGTCCAATTGTCTGGGATTTTCGCTGTTTGCGGAACAGCAGGGTTGTACGGCGTTGCTGAAGCTGGCTACCGCTTACACATGCCAGCACTTTCAGCAGGTATGGAAGAACCAGGAGTTCTTCATGCTTGATGCAGCTCAGCTGGCAAATCTGTTGCGCAGCGATGACCTGAACGTTCCTAACGAGCAGGAAGTGTTCCACGCGTTAATGGCCTGGATACAGTACGATCCTGAGGGCCGAAAGCGACATATTCCAGAGTTGCTGGCATTGGTAAAGCTACCATTGTTGCAACCATCG TTCATAGTGGATAACGTGGAAGCCCTCTGCGGAGGAGCGAACGAATGCCAGCAGCTAGTGATGGAGGCATTCAAGTGGCACCTTATTCCGGGCCGTCGATCCCTTATTGCCACATCCCGAACCCGGCCCCGAAAATCAACCATGGGTCGCTTGTTGGCGGTTGGTGGTATGGATGGACACAAGGGAGCGATAAGCATTGAGAGCTACGATCCACGGCTGGATAAGTGGACGCTGCTGAAAAATATGCCCACGCGGCGGCTCCAGTTCGGAGTGGCTGTGTTAGAGGATAAGCTGATCATCGTCGGTGGACGGGACGGCCTAAAAACCCTAAATACGGTAGACAGCTTCGATCTAAACACCATGTCCTGGAGCACGTTGGTGCCTCCGATGGTTACACCACGCCACGGGTTAGGTGTGGCATTTTTAGAAGGACCTTTATACGCGGTCGGTGGCCATGATGGCTGGAGCTACCTCAACACCGTTGAACGGTGGGATCCATCGTCACGCACATGGAGTTACGTGTCGCCGATGTCGGCCATGCGCTCGACGGCTGGAGTGGCGGTGTTAGGAGGCCGTTTGTATGCGATCGGTGGCCGAGATGGAAGCGTTTGCCACCGTACGGTCGAGTGTTACGATCCGCACACGAACAAGTGGACTTTGCGGGCACCGATGAACCGGCGACGTGGTTGCGTTGGTGTTGGCGTCCTTAACGGATTTTTGTACGCTCTCGGTGGACACGATTGTCCGCCAAGCAATCCTAGCGTTTGTCGAACGGAAACCGTCGAACGATACGATCCAACGACTGACACCTGGACTCTG ATCGCGTCGTTAAGCGTCGGAAGAGACGCCATCGGAGTAAGTGTACTAGGTGATTGGTTGATTGCCCTCGGCGGGTACGATGGCAATCAATACCTGAAGATCGTCGAACAGTACGACGCCGAGACGAACGAGTGGACACCGGTCGCTCCGGTGAACTACAGCCGAGCCGGTGCGTGTGTCGTCGCCATCCAGAACAACATCTCGAACGCAGCAACGACAGCGGCATCAGGAGTTGTTGCCCTGCCCTCTACCAGTGGCAACCTTTCTTCGCCAAATAACGCTATCGCTTCGTCCTCCTCTTCTTCCACGGTGAAC GGATGGCGCGGAAGTACAAGTGCCAGCAATTATTACTATCGCAGACACTTCCGCATATGTGATTACTATGTGTAG
- the LOC128731320 gene encoding uncharacterized protein LOC128731320, with protein sequence MKAFVVFAAAILATVTAAPYQLILLDAEDLPIAPIRVVRSASGGELSGSAANAGAQSFNQGFGGFPGHGGFGGLSGSAANAGAQSFNQGGHGGFPGFGGLSGSAANAGAQSFTQGGGHGGFGGGLAGSAANAGTQSFTQGGGHGGFGGGLAGSAANAGAQSFTQGGSGGHGGFPGFGGFSGSAANAASQTFTQGGGHGGFGGGLAGSAANAGAQSIVAH encoded by the exons ATGAAAGCGTTCGtggtgtttgctgctgccatcCTGGCCACCGTTACTGCTGCTCCGTATCAGC TGATCCTGCTGGACGCGGAGGATCTTCCAATTGCGCCGATTCGCGTGGTACGTTCTGCATCGGGTGGTGAGCTGAGTGGCAGTGCGGCCAATGCTGGAGCTCAGTCCTTCAACCAGGGCTTCGGTGGTTTCCCAGGACATGGCGGTTTCGGTGGTCTGTCTGGTTCGGCCGCTAATGCCGGTGCGCAGTCCTTCAACCAGGGTGGCCATGGAGGAttccccggtttcggtggtcTCTCGGGATCAGCTGCTAATGCTGGTGCACAATCGTTCACGCAAGGAGGCGGTCATGGTGGTTTCGGTGGAGGACTCGCAGGATCGGCCGCAAATGCCGGAACTCAGTCGTTCACGCAAGGAGGCGGTCATGGAGGTTTCGGAGGTGGATTGGCCGGATCGGCTGCTAATGCCGGTGCTCAGTCGTTCACGCAGGGAGGATCAGGTGGACACGGTGGGTTCCCAGGATTCGGTGGATTCTCTGGATCAGCCGCCAATGCCGCTTCGCAGACGTTCACGCAGGGTGGAGGTCATGGTGGGTTCGGTGGTGGACTGGCTGGTTCGGCTGCCAACGCCGGAGCTCAATCGATTGTAGCCCATTAG
- the LOC128722068 gene encoding kelch-like protein 5 isoform X1, which translates to MSNEMSCKGSPTSSASARISLVTDESHFSLASLNSSVSQDEFFRCRDHSDLVLKRMQDYLQGEKLCDVVLIAGVDGRRIPAHRLVLSASSAYFSAMFTGQLRESQQEEITLQEVAGDALNSLIQYCYTGAIEIREDTVETLLATACLLQLSTIVGACCNFLARQLHPSNCLGFSLFAEQQGCTALLKLATAYTCQHFQQVWKNQEFFMLDAAQLANLLRSDDLNVPNEQEVFHALMAWIQYDPEGRKRHIPELLALVKLPLLQPSFIVDNVEALCGGANECQQLVMEAFKWHLIPGRRSLIATSRTRPRKSTMGRLLAVGGMDGHKGAISIESYDPRLDKWTLLKNMPTRRLQFGVAVLEDKLIIVGGRDGLKTLNTVDSFDLNTMSWSTLVPPMVTPRHGLGVAFLEGPLYAVGGHDGWSYLNTVERWDPSSRTWSYVSPMSAMRSTAGVAVLGGRLYAIGGRDGSVCHRTVECYDPHTNKWTLRAPMNRRRGCVGVGVLNGFLYALGGHDCPPSNPSVCRTETVERYDPTTDTWTLIASLSVGRDAIGVSVLGDWLIALGGYDGNQYLKIVEQYDAETNEWTPVAPVNYSRAGACVVAIQNNISNAATTAASGVVALPSTSGNLSSPNNAIASSSSSSTVNVPVANNSTTGWRGSTSASNYYYRRHFRICDYYV; encoded by the exons ATGAGCAACGAAATGTCCTGCAAGGGAAGCCCCACGTCAAGCGCCAGCGCACGCATTAGCCTCGTAACAGACGAAAGCCACTTCAGCTTGGCCAGCCTGAACTCATCCGTCAGCCAGGACGAGTTCTTCCGATGCCGAGATCACTCCGACTTGGTGCTGAAACGAATGCAAG ACTACCTCCAGGGTGAGAAGCTTTGTGATGTGGTGCTCATCGCAGGCGTCGATGGCCGACG GATACCGGCCCATCGTCTGGTGCTATCGGCTTCGTCTGCCTACTTCAGCGCAATGTTCACTGGTCAACTACGTGAGAGTCAGCAGGAAGAAATCACGCTGCAAGAAGTAGCTGGGGATGCGTTAAACTCACTCATCCAGTACTGCTATACGGGCGCAATTGAGATACGAGAGGATACGGTTGAGACATTGCTGGCCACAGCGTGCCTTTTGCAGCTCAGTACCATCGTAGGAGCTTGCTGTAACTTCCTCGCCCGTCAATTACATCCGTCCAATTGTCTGGGATTTTCGCTGTTTGCGGAACAGCAGGGTTGTACGGCGTTGCTGAAGCTGGCTACCGCTTACACATGCCAGCACTTTCAGCAGGTATGGAAGAACCAGGAGTTCTTCATGCTTGATGCAGCTCAGCTGGCAAATCTGTTGCGCAGCGATGACCTGAACGTTCCTAACGAGCAGGAAGTGTTCCACGCGTTAATGGCCTGGATACAGTACGATCCTGAGGGCCGAAAGCGACATATTCCAGAGTTGCTGGCATTGGTAAAGCTACCATTGTTGCAACCATCG TTCATAGTGGATAACGTGGAAGCCCTCTGCGGAGGAGCGAACGAATGCCAGCAGCTAGTGATGGAGGCATTCAAGTGGCACCTTATTCCGGGCCGTCGATCCCTTATTGCCACATCCCGAACCCGGCCCCGAAAATCAACCATGGGTCGCTTGTTGGCGGTTGGTGGTATGGATGGACACAAGGGAGCGATAAGCATTGAGAGCTACGATCCACGGCTGGATAAGTGGACGCTGCTGAAAAATATGCCCACGCGGCGGCTCCAGTTCGGAGTGGCTGTGTTAGAGGATAAGCTGATCATCGTCGGTGGACGGGACGGCCTAAAAACCCTAAATACGGTAGACAGCTTCGATCTAAACACCATGTCCTGGAGCACGTTGGTGCCTCCGATGGTTACACCACGCCACGGGTTAGGTGTGGCATTTTTAGAAGGACCTTTATACGCGGTCGGTGGCCATGATGGCTGGAGCTACCTCAACACCGTTGAACGGTGGGATCCATCGTCACGCACATGGAGTTACGTGTCGCCGATGTCGGCCATGCGCTCGACGGCTGGAGTGGCGGTGTTAGGAGGCCGTTTGTATGCGATCGGTGGCCGAGATGGAAGCGTTTGCCACCGTACGGTCGAGTGTTACGATCCGCACACGAACAAGTGGACTTTGCGGGCACCGATGAACCGGCGACGTGGTTGCGTTGGTGTTGGCGTCCTTAACGGATTTTTGTACGCTCTCGGTGGACACGATTGTCCGCCAAGCAATCCTAGCGTTTGTCGAACGGAAACCGTCGAACGATACGATCCAACGACTGACACCTGGACTCTG ATCGCGTCGTTAAGCGTCGGAAGAGACGCCATCGGAGTAAGTGTACTAGGTGATTGGTTGATTGCCCTCGGCGGGTACGATGGCAATCAATACCTGAAGATCGTCGAACAGTACGACGCCGAGACGAACGAGTGGACACCGGTCGCTCCGGTGAACTACAGCCGAGCCGGTGCGTGTGTCGTCGCCATCCAGAACAACATCTCGAACGCAGCAACGACAGCGGCATCAGGAGTTGTTGCCCTGCCCTCTACCAGTGGCAACCTTTCTTCGCCAAATAACGCTATCGCTTCGTCCTCCTCTTCTTCCACGGTGAACGTTCCAGTGGCCAACAACAGTACCACG GGATGGCGCGGAAGTACAAGTGCCAGCAATTATTACTATCGCAGACACTTCCGCATATGTGATTACTATGTGTAG
- the LOC128730504 gene encoding uncharacterized protein LOC128730504, producing the protein MRFSVLLVCVVTILGHDVAGYANGFNYNQYPQAQLNAWTQACRSFQAQTLATQAQQNAFFASSFPLVQLPPLPFTDLCAQPGFATAGAGASAGGFSSHGGVGATSFDNRFGGDDGGHGGSGVHGVSVSSTSNGFGQGGTTVTHFGNGGASTNYIPHNNGGSFSTANRFGGGSGQGVSVSSFGTNGGGGGFATANRFGGSSGGHGGTTHYVSNGGGGSVSSFGPNGGSFASATRFGGSNGGGHSGGAYSSGHNEGGYGGGNGVAVGASVSSTSHGNGQGSVQTSVYKKHY; encoded by the exons ATGCGCTTCTCGGTGCTGCTCGTTTGCGTGGTTACTATTTTGGGGCACGATGTTG CCGGGTACGCCAACGGGTTCAACTACAACCAGTATCCTCAGGCGCAGCTGAACGCCTGGACGCAGGCTTGCCGCAGTTTTCAGGCGCAAACTTTGGCCACTCAAGCCCAGCAGAATGCGTTCTTCGCCAGCTCGTTCCCGCTAGTGCAACTTCCGCCATTGCCCTTCACGGATCTTTGTGCGCAACCCGGTTTTGCCACGGCTGGTGCCGGAGCCAGTGCGGGAGGCTTCTCGAGCCACGGTGGCGTCGGAGCGACATCCTTTGACAACCGATTCGGTGGTGACGACGGTGGTCATGGCGGTTCTGGAGTGCATGGAGTCAGCGTAAGCAGCACTTCGAATGGATTTGGTCAGGGTGGCACGACGGTCACACATTTCGGAAATGGTGGCGCCTCCACGAACTACATTCCGCATAATAATGGCGGCAGCTTTTCCACAGCGAATCGGTTTGGCGGCGGTTCCGGACAGGGCGTGAGCGTTTCCTCGTTTGGaacgaacggtggtggtggtgggtttgctACGGCAAATCGCTTTGGTGGATCTTCCGGTGGCCACGGTGGTACAACGCATTATGTCTCGAACGGAGGTGGTGGTTCCGTCAGCTCGTTCGGACCTAACGGTGGCAGTTTTGCTTCAGCCACCCGGTTCGGTGGCTCCAATGGAGGCGGCCACAGTGGTGGAGCCTATAGCAGCGGCCACAATGAAGGTGGTTATGGCGGTGGTAATGGTGTCGCTGTGGGTGCCAGCGTGTCCTCTACGAGTCACGGTAATGGGCAAGGATCGGTGCAAACGAGCGTTTACAAGAAGCACTACTAA
- the LOC128722168 gene encoding glutamate--cysteine ligase produces MGLLSEGSPLTWDETKALAQHVREHGIEQFINLFARLKDRQGDVLKWGDEVEYIIVRFDDEQRAVQVSLRAQEILAKLNEKEAADPQGVKSLWRPEYGAYMVEGTPGKPYGGLLAHFNVVEANMRYRRMEVAALLPENEMVMSITSFPRLGCPGFTYPPAVPTPDDEACAARSNFFPDEAIFPGHPRFKTLTRNIRQRRGEKVSINLPIYPDRLTKTPVEGSIPSHPAHVHMDAMGFGMGCCCLQLTFQACNISEARTLYDQLTPMCPIMLALTAASPAYRGHLTDVDCRWNVISASVDCRTREERGEVPLKHDRFRIYKSRYDSIDSYLSPAGEKYNDVPLVLDETLYKRLREGDIDHLLAQHIAHLFIRDSVSLFSEKVHQNDREDTDHFENIQSTNWQTMRFKPPPPNSPIGWRVEFRPCEAQLTDFENAAIVCFIVLLTRVILSYQLDFLIPISKVDENMQNSQKRGAVLTERFWFKKNITAIPPTGQPQHEAPGQTHEQPQQNGVIDESAGSGSDEYELMTIDQIINGKEGFPGLVPLINSYLGSMDVDADTHCTIQQYLKLIQKRASGELLTTATWIRNQVVSHPEYKNDSIISEGNCYDLLRKAKDIQDGVLACPELLGNNISSKTTDNIPAAIEKHLTKRC; encoded by the exons ATGGGTTTGCTAAGCGAAGGAAGTCCTCTAACGTGGGACGAAACCAAAGCGCTAGCGCAACACGTTCGCGAACATGGCATCGAGCAGTTCATCAATCTATTCGCCCGCTTGAAGGATCGCCAGGGCGACGTACTGAAATGGGGCGATGAAGTGGAGTACATAATCGTCCGCTTCGACGACGAACAGCGTGCTGTGCAAGTTTCGCTAAGAGCGCAAGAAATTCTCGCCAAGctaaacgaaaaagaagccgCAGATCCGCAGG GAGTCAAATCCCTCTGGCGCCCGGAGTACGGGGCATACATGGTCGAGGGCACCCCAGGCAAGCCATACGGAGGTCTGTTGGCTCACTTCAACGTCGTCGAAGCAAACATGCGCTACCGGCGCATGGAGGTGGCGGCCCTACTGCCGGAAAACGAAATGGTCATGTCAATTACGAGTTTTCCGCGGTTGGGATGCCCCGGATTCACCTACCCACCGGCCGTACCAACGCCGGACGATGAAGCATGTGCAGCTCGGTCCAACTTTTTCCCCGACGAAGCCATCTTTCCGGGTCATCCGCGGTTTAAGACGCTTACACGCAACATCCGCCAGCGACGCGGCGAGAAGGTGTCCATAAATCTGCCGATCTATCCTGATCGGCTTACAAAAACGCCCGTCGAAGGAAGCATCCCATCCCATCCGGCCCACGTGCACATGGACGCGATGGGCTTTGGAATGGGATGTTGCTGCCTGCAGCTAACATTCCAGGCATGTAACATCAGCGAAGCGCGAACATTGTATGACCAGTTGACACCAATGTGTCCAATAATGCTCGCACTGACGGCAGCTAGTCCGGCCTACCGAGGACACTTGACGGATGTGGACTGCCGGTGGAATGTTATATCGGCATCGGTGGACTGCCGGACGCGAGAGGAACGCGGTGAGGTACCGCTAAAGCACGACCGTTTCCGCATTTACAAATCGCGCTACGATTCAATCGATTCCTATTTATCGCCAGCAGGAGAGAA GTACAATGACGTGCCTTTGGTGCTTGACGAAACGCTGTACAAGCGGCTCCGCGAAGGCGACATTGACCATTTGTTGGCGCAGCATATTGCGCACCTCTTCATCCGCGATTCAGTCTCGCTGTTCAGCGAAAAAGTGCACCAGAACGACCGTGAGGATACCGATCACTTCGAGAACATTCAGTCGACCAATTGGCAAACGATGCGCTTTAAGCCACCACCGCCAAACTCGCCAATTGGGTGGCGCGTCGAGTTCCGACCGTGTGAAGCCCAGCTGACCGACTTCGAGAATGCCGCCATCGTGTGCTTCATCGTGTTGTTGACGCGTGTCATCCTGTCGTATCAGCTCGATTTTCTTATTCCCATCAGCAAGGTGGATGAAAACATGCAAAATTCGCAGAAGCGTGGTGCCGTGCTGACGGAGCGGTTTTGGTTCAAGAAAAACATCACCGCCATTCCGCCGACAGGCCAACCACAGCATGAAGCGCCAGGACAGACCCATGAGCAACCGCAACAGAATGGCGTAATTGACGAATCGGCTGGTTCGGGGTCCGACGAATATGAACTAATGACAATCGATCAGATTATTAACGGCAAGGAGGGATTTCCAGGGCTGGTGCCACTGATTAACAGCTACCTAGGTTCGATGGACGTGGATGCCGATACGCACTGCACGATTCAGCAGTACCTGAAGCTAATACAGAAGCGTGCTTCTGGTGAGCTACTGACGACCGCGACCTGGATTAGGAATCAGGTCGTCTCACATCCTGAATACAA AAATGATTCCATCATCAGTGAGGGCAATTGTTACGACCTGTTGCGTAAGGCAAAGGACATCCAGGACGGCGTGCTGGCGTGCCCCGAACTGTTGGGCAATAATATCAGCTCAAAAACCACGGATAACATTCCGGCAGCCATTGAGAAGCACCTCACCAAACGGTGTTAG
- the LOC128731709 gene encoding hornerin-like, whose product MQRQLVLLFVVGVFVAHGYPTDVGHHGGGAGSAASSSSQSFGGFGAGFPALPGFPAAPGFPAAPGFPGAMSQPQLAASGQNLPGWSPDVFGKGFPFPGHGSSSGSSSFSSSFSSSHDGKMTGSQSHSQSGSHSAGHGGVSSSGSSAGSQSFSKDGHGHHGSGSTSGSSAGSQTVSQNHHGHGGAESAGGSAHSISQDAHGHDHGKNLHSGATAGAQSQSIGQEHHGDHGAVGSSAGAQSQSTVTGEGHHGHPASGSSAGANAGSHSGQGPHHGHGSPGSGSSAGAQSQSMSGGHGHHGLPSSGHHQGLGGNHQQFHHGQSRDGEGYGVRLSTDESKDGTIKKTESEAWVWKD is encoded by the exons ATGCAACGGCAGCTGGTGTTACTTTTCGTTGTCGGAGTATTCGTTGCGCACGGTTACCCAACCGATGTCGGTCatcatggtggtggtgcaggcAGTGCAGCCAGCAGCTCCTCTCAGTCCTTTGGAGGCTTTGGAGCTGGTTTTCCAGCACTGCCAGGATTCCCTGCAGCGCCAGGATTCCCTGCAGCGCCAGGATTCCCGGGTGCGATGTCGCAGCCGCAACTGGCTGCCTCTGGCCAAAACTTGCCTGGATGGAGCCCGGATGTGTTCGGGAAAGGATTTCCATTCCCCGGACATGGCAGCAGCTCCGGCAGTTCGTCCTTCTCCAGCTCGTTCTCGTCCAGTCACGATGGCAAGATGACCGGGTCACAATCCCACTCACAGTCGGGTAGCCACAGTGCCGGTCATGGTGGCGTGTCAAGTTCGGGAAGTTCCGCTGGATCACagtccttcagcaaggatggCCATGGTCATCATGGCAGTGGCAGCACCAGCGGCAGCTCGGCTGGATCACAAACAGTGTCGCAAAACCATCACGGACATGGCGGTGCCGAATCAGCTGGGGGTTCTGCACACTCCATCAGCCAGGACGCGCATGGACACGATCACGGAAAAAATCTGCACAGTGGAGCAACCGCAGGTGCTCAATCTCAGTCGATCGGTCAGGAACACCACGGAGATCACGGAGCTGTTGGTAGCTCGGCTGGTGCACAATCGCAATCTACTGTAACTGGTGAGGGTCATCACGGTCATCCTGCGTCGGGTAGCTCTGCCGGAGCAAACGCTGGTTCTCACTCTGGACAGGGTCCGCACCATGGACATGGATCTCCAGGATCTGGTAGCTCCGCTGGAGCGCAATCGCAGTCTATGTCTGGTGGTCACGGTCATCACGGCCTTCCTTCATCGG GTCATCATCAAGGATTGGGTGGGAATCACCAGCAGTTCCATCACGGTCAAAGCCGCGACGGAGAAGGATACGGAGTGCGCCTGAGCACCGACGAATCCAAGGATGGAACGATTAAGAAAACCGAAAGTGAAGCATGGGTCTGGAAGGACTAA
- the LOC128731321 gene encoding probable glycoprotein hormone G-protein coupled receptor, with amino-acid sequence MKAMVCALALAAVLAVANCAPYQIAYLIPVDAPVARVARSAQFSGSAANAGAQSFNSGGGFPGFGGFSGSAANAASQSFTAGGFPGHGGFGGSAASAGAQSFSGGAGGFPGFGGFSGSAANAGAQSFSG; translated from the exons ATGAAAGCTATGGTTTGTGCTCTTGCCCTGGCCGCCGTCCTGGCCGTAGCCAACTGTGCGCCGTACCAAA TCGCTTACCTGATCCCGGTCGATGCCCCGGTTGCCCGTGTGGCCCGTTCGGCGCAGTTCAGCGGAAGTGCTGCTAATGCCGGTGCCCAATCGTTCAACTCTGGCGGTGGTTTCCCCGGATTCGGAGGCTTCTCGGGATCGGCCGCTAATGCCGCTTCGCAGTCGTTCACCGCTGGTGGATTCCCAGGACATGGTGGATTCGGTGGATCTGCAGCTTCCGCCGGTGCTCAGTCGTTCTCGGGTGGTGCCGGAGGATTCCCAGGCTTCGGAGGTTTCTCCGGATCGGCGGCCAACGCCGGTGCCCAGTCGTTCAGCGGTTAA
- the LOC128731322 gene encoding glycine, alanine and asparagine-rich protein-like — MKFFSCLLVLVAFVASAICAPVHEGESRVVRQVGGFGASGSAANAGAQSFNQGFGGFPGHGGFGGFSGSAASAGSQSFTQGGGHGFGGFSGSAANAGAQSFSQGAGGFPGFGGASGSAANAGSQSFGG; from the exons ATGAAATTCTTCTCGTGTCTTTTGGTTCTCGTTGCTTTCGTGGCCTCAGCGATATGCGCACCGGTGCATG AAGGTGAAAGTcgcgtcgtgagacaggtggGAGGATTCGGTGCTTCCGGATCCGCAGCGAATGCTGGTGCTCAGTCGTTCAATCAAGGCTTTGGTGGTTTCCCGGGACATGGTGGATTCGGAGGATTTTCGGGTTCGGCCGCATCGGCTGGAAGCCAGTCTTTTACGCAAGGTGGCGGTCACggttttggcggattttccgGATCGGCTGCTAACGCTGGTGCGCAGTCCTTCTCCCAGGGTGCAGGTGGATTCCCAGGTTTCGGAGGCGCTAGCGGATCGGCCGCCAATGCCGGTTCTCAGTCATTCGGAGGATAA